Proteins from one Bos indicus x Bos taurus breed Angus x Brahman F1 hybrid chromosome 19, Bos_hybrid_MaternalHap_v2.0, whole genome shotgun sequence genomic window:
- the LOC113878490 gene encoding 52 kDa repressor of the inhibitor of the protein kinase-like: protein MEYCRGQAYIVSSGFSSKMKVVASRLLEKYPQAIHTLCSSCALNMWLAKSVPVMGVSVALGTIEEVCSFFHRSPQLLLELENVISLLFQNNEERGKELKEICHSQWTGRHDAFEILVDLLQALVLCLDGINSDTNVRWNNCIAGRAFVLCSAVTDFDFIVTIVVLKNVLSFTRAFGKNLQGQTSDVFFAASSLTAVLHSLNEVMENIEVYHEFWFEEATNLATKLDIQMKLPGKFRRAQHSNLESQLTSESYYKETLSVPTVEHIIQELKDIFSEQHLKALKCLSLVPSVMGQLKFNTSEEHHADMYRSDLPNPDTLSAELHCWRIKWKHRGKDMELPSTIYEALHLPDIKFFPNVYALLKVLCILPVMKVENECYENGRKRLKAYLRNTLTDQRSSNLALLNINFDIKHDLDLMVDTYIKLYTSKSELPTDNSETIENT, encoded by the coding sequence ATGGAGTACTGTCGTGGCCAGGCTTACATTGTATCTAGTGGATTTTCATCCAAAATGAAAGTTGTTGCTTCTAGACTGTTAGAGAAATATCCCCAAGCTATCCACACGCTCTGCTCTTCCTGTGCCTTAAATATGTGGTTGGCAAAATCAGTGCCTGTTATGGGAGTATCTGTTGCATTAGGAACAATTGAggaagtttgttctttttttcatcGATCACCACAACTGCTTTTAGAGCTTGAAAATGtaatttctctcctctttcagaaCAATGAAGAAAGGGGCAAAGAACTGAAGGAAATTTGCCATTCTCAGTGGACAGGCAGGcatgatgcttttgaaatctTAGTGGACCTCCTACAAGCACTTGTTTTATGTTTAGATGGTATAAATAGTGACACAAATGTTAGATGGAATAACTGTATAGCTGGCCGAGCATTTGTGCTCTGTAGTGCGGTAACAGATTTTGATTTCATCGTTACCATTGttgttcttaaaaatgttttatcttttacaAGAGCTTTTGGGAAAAATCTTCAGGGGCAAACCTCTGATGTCTTTTTTGCAGCCAGTAGCTTGACTGCAGTGTTACATTCACTAAATGAAGTGatggaaaatattgaagtttaTCATGAATTTTGGTTTGAGGAAGCCACAAATTTGGCAACCAAACTTGATATTCAGATGAAACTCCCAGGGAAATTTCGCAGAGCTCAGCACAGTAACCTGGAATCTCAGCTAACCTCTGAGAGTTACTACAAAGAAACTCTAAGTGTTCCAACTGTGGAACACATTATTCAGGAACTGAAAGATATATTCTCAGAACAGCACCTCAAAGCGCTTAAATGCTTATCCCTGGTACCCTCTGTCATGGGACAGCTCAAATTCAATACATCAGAGGAGCACCATGCTGACATGTACCGAAGTGACTTACCTAATCCTGACACACTCTCTGCTGAGCTGCATTGTTGGAGAATTAAATGGAAACACAGAGGGAAAGATATGGAACTTCCATCCACTATTTATGAAGCCCTTCATCTACCAGACATCAAGTTTTTTCCTAATGTTTATGCATTGCTGAAGGTCCTATGTATTCTTCCTGTGATGAAAGTTGAGAATGAATGCTATGAAAATGGGCGAAAGCGTCTCAAAGCATACCTGAGGAACACTTTAACAGATCAAAGATCAAGTAACTTGGCTTTGCTTAACATAAATTTTGATATAAAACACGATTTGGATTTAATGGTGGATACATATATCAAACTGTATACAAGTAAGTCAGAGCTTCCTACAGATAATTCAGAAACCATTGAAAATACCTAA